The proteins below come from a single Zhouia spongiae genomic window:
- the lgt gene encoding prolipoprotein diacylglyceryl transferase yields MHFLSFTWNADDVLFQIGPIAIHYYSLMFVIAFSLGYYVMKKIYNNENVPLEYLDTLFIYVVVATLLGARLGEVFFYSWDYYKDHLVEILLPIREAEDKSIFGLIEGYEFTGFRGLASHGAAIGIIIGMFLYRRKYRYKSIMWILDRVVIPVAGGAIFVRLGNFFNSEIVGKPTNSDFGVIFQKLGEDFPRHPAQLYESFGYVFVFAVLYYLYWKTDKKDKPGYLFGTFLVLLWTVRFFVEFVKESQGGFESALGNTLSTGQWLSIPFIALGIFMMMRANKKIV; encoded by the coding sequence ATGCATTTTCTTAGTTTTACCTGGAACGCCGATGATGTTTTGTTCCAGATTGGCCCTATAGCAATCCACTATTACAGTTTAATGTTCGTCATCGCTTTTTCATTAGGGTATTATGTCATGAAGAAAATATACAATAATGAAAATGTTCCGTTAGAATATTTAGATACACTATTCATTTATGTAGTAGTTGCTACGTTATTAGGTGCCAGATTAGGAGAAGTGTTTTTCTACAGCTGGGATTATTATAAAGATCATTTAGTTGAGATTTTACTTCCAATACGCGAAGCTGAAGACAAAAGCATATTCGGCCTTATAGAAGGATATGAATTTACCGGATTCAGGGGGCTTGCCAGCCATGGTGCTGCCATAGGGATTATCATAGGGATGTTCCTTTACCGCAGGAAATACCGGTATAAATCTATTATGTGGATCCTGGACCGTGTTGTGATACCTGTAGCAGGCGGAGCTATTTTTGTCCGCCTGGGAAACTTTTTTAACTCGGAGATCGTCGGTAAACCCACCAATTCTGACTTTGGAGTAATCTTTCAAAAACTAGGTGAAGACTTCCCTAGACACCCGGCTCAACTTTATGAATCGTTTGGGTATGTTTTTGTTTTTGCCGTTTTATACTACCTCTACTGGAAAACAGATAAAAAAGATAAGCCCGGATACCTCTTCGGCACCTTTTTAGTATTGTTATGGACAGTCCGCTTCTTTGTAGAGTTTGTAAAAGAAAGCCAGGGAGGTTTTGAGTCAGCTTTAGGGAATACCCTATCTACAGGGCAATGGCTCAGTATTCCTTTTATTGCATTGGGGATCTTTATGATGATGCGGGCCAATAAAAAAATAGTATAA
- the proS gene encoding proline--tRNA ligase, with the protein MSKKLTKRSEDYSKWYNELVVRADLAENSGVRGCMVIKPYGYAIWEKMQAELDRMFKETGHENAYFPLFVPKSLFEAEEKNAEGFAKECAIVTHYRLKNDPDKEGKLMVDPEAKLEEELIVRPTSEAIIWNTYKNWIQSYRDLPIKINQWANVVRWEMRTRLFLRTAEFLWQEGHTAHATKDEAVEEAEQMMDVYAEFAERFMAVPVIKGLKTESERFAGAVETYCIEALMQDGKALQAGTSHFLGQNFAKAFDVKYAGKDGKQDYVWATSWGVSTRLMGALIMTHSDDNGLVLPPKLAPIQVVIVPIYKGDDQLDAISEKVQPLIKELRTRGISVKFDDRDTHKPGWKFNEYELKGVPVRLAVGKRDIENNTFEVARRDTLEKEVVPADEVVAKIEGLLEDIQDTIFNKALDYRKDHITEVNTFDEFKEIIDGKGGFVAAHWDGTAETEEKIKELTKATIRCIPIDFDEEPGTCVYSGNPSKGRALFAKAY; encoded by the coding sequence ATGAGTAAAAAGTTAACGAAACGTAGTGAAGATTATTCAAAATGGTATAACGAACTAGTAGTCAGGGCTGATTTAGCTGAGAATTCAGGAGTTAGGGGCTGCATGGTGATCAAGCCATATGGTTATGCTATCTGGGAAAAAATGCAGGCTGAGCTCGATAGAATGTTCAAGGAAACCGGGCATGAAAATGCATATTTTCCGCTGTTTGTTCCTAAAAGCCTTTTTGAAGCTGAAGAAAAAAATGCAGAGGGGTTTGCCAAAGAATGTGCGATTGTTACTCATTATAGATTAAAGAATGATCCGGATAAAGAAGGGAAGTTAATGGTAGATCCCGAAGCAAAGCTTGAAGAAGAGCTTATTGTGAGGCCTACCAGTGAAGCAATTATCTGGAATACCTATAAAAACTGGATACAGTCATACAGAGATCTTCCTATAAAGATCAATCAATGGGCAAATGTGGTTCGATGGGAAATGCGTACTCGTTTGTTTTTGCGTACTGCGGAGTTTTTATGGCAAGAAGGACACACGGCACATGCTACTAAAGACGAAGCAGTTGAAGAGGCAGAGCAAATGATGGATGTGTATGCCGAGTTTGCAGAAAGATTTATGGCGGTACCCGTTATAAAAGGATTGAAGACTGAAAGTGAACGTTTTGCCGGAGCTGTGGAAACTTATTGTATAGAGGCTTTGATGCAAGACGGGAAAGCATTGCAGGCAGGAACTTCACATTTCTTAGGACAAAATTTCGCTAAGGCGTTTGATGTTAAATATGCCGGTAAAGATGGTAAGCAAGATTATGTTTGGGCTACTTCTTGGGGGGTATCGACACGATTGATGGGAGCCCTGATTATGACCCATAGTGATGATAATGGTTTGGTGTTGCCTCCAAAACTTGCCCCGATCCAGGTGGTGATCGTGCCTATATATAAAGGAGATGATCAGCTAGATGCGATTTCTGAGAAGGTGCAGCCACTTATCAAAGAACTAAGAACCAGGGGAATTTCAGTTAAGTTTGATGATCGTGATACTCACAAACCGGGATGGAAGTTTAATGAGTACGAGCTGAAAGGAGTGCCTGTCAGATTGGCTGTCGGTAAGCGGGATATCGAGAACAATACTTTTGAGGTGGCCCGTAGAGATACACTCGAAAAGGAGGTAGTGCCTGCTGATGAGGTGGTGGCTAAAATAGAAGGATTGCTGGAAGATATTCAGGACACTATATTCAATAAAGCACTTGATTACAGAAAAGACCATATAACCGAAGTAAATACCTTCGATGAATTTAAAGAGATTATAGATGGTAAGGGAGGATTTGTAGCTGCGCATTGGGATGGCACAGCAGAAACCGAAGAAAAAATAAAAGAGCTTACAAAAGCAACTATTCGCTGCATCCCTATAGATTTTGATGAAGAGCCCGGAACCTGTGTGTATAGCGGGAATCCGTCGAAAGGAAGGGCCCTTTTTGCCAAAGCATATTAA
- the folE gene encoding GTP cyclohydrolase I FolE translates to MKIDKALEEQFEEFGNEHAMSSAETPLRNDAFDLSDSEKIERIEQDVYNIMETLGLDLTDDSLRGTPRRVAKMFVKEIFGGLHPEKKPSASTFENKYKYGEMLVEKNITVYSTCEHHLLPIVGRAHVGYISNGKVVGLSKMNRIVDYFAKRPQVQERMTMQIVQELQKVLNTKDVACVIDAKHLCVNSRGIRDIESSTVTAEFGGKFKDPSVRREFLDYIKLDTEF, encoded by the coding sequence ATGAAAATAGATAAAGCACTAGAAGAACAGTTTGAAGAGTTTGGAAATGAACATGCTATGTCTTCAGCCGAAACGCCGTTAAGAAATGATGCTTTCGACCTATCAGACAGTGAAAAAATAGAACGTATCGAACAAGACGTTTATAATATAATGGAAACCCTGGGCCTTGACCTTACTGATGACAGCCTGAGAGGAACCCCAAGAAGAGTTGCCAAAATGTTCGTAAAAGAGATTTTCGGCGGTTTGCATCCTGAAAAAAAACCAAGTGCATCTACCTTCGAAAACAAGTACAAGTACGGAGAGATGCTTGTAGAAAAGAATATTACCGTATATTCTACTTGCGAACATCACTTGTTGCCAATTGTCGGCAGAGCCCATGTGGGATATATCTCCAATGGCAAAGTAGTAGGTCTTTCGAAAATGAACCGTATTGTCGATTATTTTGCCAAACGGCCTCAGGTTCAGGAAAGGATGACCATGCAGATTGTACAGGAACTGCAAAAAGTATTAAACACTAAAGATGTTGCTTGTGTCATAGATGCCAAACACCTTTGTGTCAACTCAAGAGGTATCAGGGATATTGAAAGTAGTACTGTAACTGCCGAATTCGGCGGAAAGTTCAAGGATCCTTCTGTACGCAGGGAATTTTTAGATTACATCAAATTAGATACGGAGTTTTAA
- a CDS encoding DinB family protein, with product MNKELILINFEEIRRRSIKLWSGLPKEYYDWKPDDSAMSSAEIIQHVLGADHGWNMIISGQDMADYRSPWDGRKFTNMENELEFARPYREEFLNTVTTFSSSALKNQEITHPGNGKKRKLGDYLLRIGYHESVHAGQFLSYLRAMGIVRPDIWD from the coding sequence ATGAACAAAGAACTTATTCTTATCAACTTTGAAGAAATAAGAAGACGCAGTATTAAATTATGGAGCGGACTTCCGAAAGAATATTACGACTGGAAACCTGATGATAGTGCCATGTCTTCCGCTGAAATCATTCAGCACGTTTTGGGAGCAGATCATGGGTGGAATATGATCATTAGTGGACAAGATATGGCTGATTACCGGTCTCCCTGGGATGGCAGAAAATTTACAAACATGGAAAACGAACTTGAATTTGCCAGGCCTTACAGAGAAGAATTCCTTAATACTGTAACCACTTTTTCTTCTTCTGCATTGAAAAACCAGGAAATCACTCATCCGGGCAATGGAAAAAAAAGAAAGCTGGGCGATTATTTATTACGTATCGGCTACCACGAATCTGTTCATGCAGGACAGTTCTTATCATACCTGAGAGCCATGGGTATTGTTCGTCCTGATATATGGGATTAG
- a CDS encoding DUF192 domain-containing protein — protein MRLKRTLYLLSTTFLLSGLFHQCKKSKEKKITSEEVTFTKESTLQIHNGDSLLVDHIDIEIADNEYERQTGLMYRTNMEEKQAMLFIFDNEEPRFFYMKNTLIPLDIIYLNKNLEIVSFAKNAKPKDESSLPSNAGAQFVLEVNAGLVDKWGLKEGNRITYEKK, from the coding sequence ATGAGATTAAAAAGAACGCTATACCTGCTATCAACAACCTTTCTGCTCTCCGGATTGTTTCATCAGTGTAAAAAGAGCAAAGAAAAAAAGATAACTTCTGAAGAGGTTACTTTTACCAAAGAAAGCACATTGCAAATTCACAATGGAGACTCTTTACTGGTTGATCATATTGATATTGAAATAGCTGATAATGAATATGAAAGACAGACCGGGCTCATGTACCGCACTAACATGGAGGAAAAACAAGCCATGCTTTTTATATTTGATAATGAAGAGCCCCGTTTTTTCTACATGAAAAACACACTTATTCCCCTGGATATTATCTACCTTAACAAGAACCTGGAAATCGTAAGTTTTGCTAAAAATGCCAAACCTAAGGATGAGAGCTCCCTGCCTTCTAATGCCGGGGCTCAATTTGTACTGGAAGTAAATGCAGGTTTAGTTGATAAATGGGGATTAAAAGAAGGGAATCGCATCACTTACGAAAAGAAGTAG
- the bla gene encoding subclass B1 metallo-beta-lactamase codes for MKNLPFIILITLLCYGCKSNKHSYQSETLEIIQLTPKTFIHTSFLETDNYGIVPCNGLVFIDRGEAIVFDTPINNAISDELIFIIEEKLKAKIKAVVPTHFHEDCLGGLEAFHKKNITSYANQTTVSLLKNKSLAVPKVGFKDTIQFQIGKEAVLCHFFGEGHTKDNIVGYIPSEKTLFGGCLIKALNSGKGNLDDANIKEWTSTITNLKNSIQHIDHVVPGHGKSGDKNLLDYTANMFREYAPH; via the coding sequence ATGAAAAATTTACCGTTCATTATTTTAATCACACTGCTTTGCTATGGTTGCAAGAGCAATAAACACTCCTATCAGTCTGAAACCTTAGAAATAATACAATTAACTCCTAAGACTTTCATCCACACCTCTTTTCTGGAGACTGACAACTATGGTATAGTGCCCTGTAACGGACTGGTTTTTATCGATCGGGGAGAAGCCATTGTCTTTGATACACCGATCAATAATGCCATTTCAGATGAATTGATCTTTATTATTGAAGAAAAGTTAAAAGCAAAAATTAAAGCTGTTGTACCTACGCACTTTCATGAAGACTGCCTTGGAGGTCTTGAAGCTTTTCACAAGAAAAATATCACATCATATGCCAATCAAACCACTGTCAGCCTCTTAAAAAACAAGTCGCTTGCTGTTCCCAAAGTTGGTTTTAAGGATACAATACAATTTCAAATAGGGAAAGAAGCGGTCTTGTGCCACTTTTTTGGAGAAGGCCATACAAAAGACAACATTGTAGGATATATACCTTCGGAAAAAACACTCTTTGGCGGTTGTCTGATAAAAGCATTAAATTCAGGAAAAGGTAATTTGGATGACGCTAATATTAAAGAGTGGACAAGCACCATTACAAACCTTAAGAACAGCATCCAGCATATTGATCATGTTGTTCCCGGACATGGAAAAAGCGGTGATAAAAACCTCCTTGACTATACAGCAAATATGTTTAGAGAATATGCACCTCATTAA
- a CDS encoding pyridoxamine 5'-phosphate oxidase family protein, whose translation MGRKLDSIKPRLKEFIEKQKIFFVGTAADEGRVNISPKGIDSFRVINKNKIVWLNLTGSGNETAAHLIKNSRMTIMFCAFEGAPLILRLYGNAIAHHKRDKEFHTYINLFPPHTGSRQIVEMHIDLVQTSCGFGVPLMDFKEERNTLLEWADEKGKEGIEAYWENKNTESIDGFKTNII comes from the coding sequence ATGGGACGAAAATTAGACAGTATCAAACCCAGACTAAAAGAATTCATAGAAAAGCAAAAAATATTCTTTGTCGGCACCGCTGCCGATGAAGGTCGTGTGAATATTTCTCCCAAGGGGATCGATTCATTCAGGGTCATTAACAAAAATAAAATTGTCTGGTTGAACCTTACCGGAAGTGGTAATGAAACAGCTGCTCACCTGATCAAAAATAGCAGAATGACCATCATGTTCTGTGCCTTTGAAGGAGCTCCGCTGATCTTACGTTTGTATGGAAACGCCATAGCACACCATAAAAGAGATAAGGAGTTTCACACATATATCAACTTGTTCCCCCCTCATACCGGTTCAAGACAGATCGTTGAAATGCATATAGACCTGGTACAGACTTCATGTGGATTCGGAGTGCCTTTAATGGACTTTAAAGAAGAGAGAAATACACTTTTGGAGTGGGCAGATGAGAAAGGAAAAGAGGGCATCGAAGCATACTGGGAAAATAAAAACACTGAAAGCATCGACGGTTTTAAAACCAATATCATATGA
- a CDS encoding DMT family transporter, translated as MNWTLLIIAGLFEVAFAACLGKAKETSGSDANYWYAGFLICLTISMYLLVKVTKELPIGTAYAVWTGIGAVGTVLIGIFVFKEPATFWRLFFIATLIISIIGLKLVSN; from the coding sequence ATGAATTGGACTTTACTTATTATTGCAGGATTGTTTGAAGTGGCCTTTGCTGCCTGCCTCGGGAAAGCCAAAGAAACTTCTGGGTCCGATGCGAATTACTGGTATGCAGGTTTTTTAATCTGTCTGACTATCAGCATGTATCTGCTAGTGAAAGTCACCAAAGAATTACCTATAGGAACTGCCTATGCTGTATGGACAGGAATAGGTGCTGTAGGTACTGTTCTTATAGGGATATTTGTATTCAAAGAGCCTGCTACTTTCTGGAGATTGTTTTTTATAGCAACACTTATTATCTCCATCATAGGATTAAAGCTTGTAAGCAACTAA
- the yidD gene encoding membrane protein insertion efficiency factor YidD produces the protein MLKKILIAPFIFLVRFYQVVISPLTPAACRYSPTCSQYTLEALKKHGLFKGGWLAIKRIASCNPWGGSGYDPVPEKDNKRH, from the coding sequence ATGTTAAAAAAGATATTAATAGCTCCATTTATCTTTTTAGTCAGGTTTTATCAGGTGGTTATTTCACCGCTGACACCTGCCGCCTGTCGATATTCCCCGACTTGTTCTCAATATACGCTTGAAGCGCTGAAAAAGCACGGCCTTTTTAAAGGAGGGTGGCTGGCTATAAAACGTATTGCCAGTTGTAATCCGTGGGGAGGGAGCGGTTATGACCCTGTTCCTGAAAAAGATAACAAAAGACACTGA
- a CDS encoding GNAT family N-acetyltransferase: protein MERITSDLMLSPLQPKDHGQLFILMKQIYPPVYKHLWHDGGVAYVDSLYSKINFEKEVSDPLSKYYFIFYMGMPVGILRILINERPPGISSPDCIKLQRIYLAPSVQGKGIGKKLIQWAEKEFSHDKETTLWLETMSTQKAAVSFYEKTGFKIIGHFTFDSESMKGQYREMVIMAKNIAKE from the coding sequence ATGGAAAGAATTACCTCCGATTTAATGCTCTCGCCACTTCAACCAAAAGATCACGGGCAATTGTTCATACTTATGAAGCAAATCTACCCTCCTGTATACAAACACTTATGGCACGATGGAGGAGTTGCGTATGTAGACAGCTTATATTCCAAAATAAATTTTGAAAAGGAAGTAAGCGACCCGTTATCTAAATATTATTTTATTTTTTACATGGGTATGCCTGTTGGAATTCTAAGAATCCTGATAAACGAAAGACCTCCTGGAATAAGCAGCCCCGACTGTATTAAGTTACAACGCATTTATTTAGCTCCTTCCGTTCAGGGTAAAGGTATTGGTAAAAAGCTCATACAATGGGCAGAAAAAGAATTCTCTCACGATAAAGAGACTACACTCTGGCTTGAAACAATGAGCACACAAAAAGCAGCTGTTTCTTTCTATGAAAAAACGGGCTTTAAGATTATCGGTCATTTTACGTTTGACTCTGAGTCTATGAAAGGTCAATATCGCGAAATGGTTATCATGGCCAAGAACATTGCTAAAGAATAA
- the cysS gene encoding cysteine--tRNA ligase, giving the protein MQLYQTNELKIYNSLSGRKETFRPINDGYVGMYVCGPTVYSNVHLGNVRTFMSFDMIYRYLKHLGYKVRYVRNITDAGHLENDADEGEDRIAKKARLEQLEPMEVVQRYTVDFHNILNKFNFLPPSIEPTATGHIIEQIEIIKDIIDNGFAYEINGSVYFDVLKFNESNNYGELSGRKIEDLIHNTRETAGQSDKKNPQDFALWKKAEPQHIMRWPSPWSDGFPGWHLECTAMSTKYLGEHFDIHGGGMDLKFPHHECEIAQNKAAKARSPVNYWMHANMLTLNGKKMAKSTGNNILPHEIFTGDNNILSKPFAPSVVRFFILQAHYRSILDFSNEALSASEKGFNRLMEAIHLIDELPVGTQTDFDIQDWVGSCYEAMNDDFNTPILIANLFEAAKHINLIKEGKEQISSENLELFKEKIHAFTFDVLGLVDTAIAEGNDHADKLSGVVELLINLRAEARANKDFATSDKIRDELAAMGVRLKDGKDGTTFTVG; this is encoded by the coding sequence ATGCAGTTATACCAAACTAACGAATTGAAAATATACAATTCCTTATCCGGAAGAAAAGAAACTTTCAGACCTATTAACGACGGTTATGTTGGGATGTATGTTTGTGGTCCGACGGTATATAGCAATGTACATCTAGGTAACGTAAGAACCTTTATGTCTTTCGACATGATTTATCGTTATCTCAAACACCTGGGATACAAAGTACGGTATGTTAGAAATATAACCGATGCCGGGCATCTGGAAAATGATGCTGACGAAGGAGAAGACAGAATTGCCAAAAAGGCCAGGTTAGAACAATTAGAACCGATGGAAGTTGTACAGCGATACACTGTAGACTTTCATAACATCCTCAACAAGTTCAACTTCCTCCCTCCTAGTATTGAACCGACAGCCACCGGACATATCATTGAACAGATCGAAATCATTAAGGATATCATTGATAATGGATTTGCCTACGAAATCAATGGATCTGTATATTTTGATGTTTTAAAATTCAATGAGTCAAACAATTACGGCGAGCTTAGTGGCAGGAAAATAGAAGACCTTATCCACAATACCAGGGAAACGGCCGGACAATCAGACAAAAAGAATCCGCAAGACTTTGCTCTATGGAAAAAAGCAGAACCTCAGCATATCATGCGGTGGCCTTCACCGTGGAGTGACGGATTTCCGGGATGGCATTTAGAGTGTACTGCCATGAGTACCAAATACCTCGGTGAGCATTTTGACATACACGGGGGTGGGATGGATCTGAAATTTCCCCATCATGAATGTGAAATTGCCCAAAACAAGGCAGCAAAGGCGCGGTCTCCGGTTAATTACTGGATGCATGCCAACATGCTTACATTGAATGGCAAGAAAATGGCTAAATCTACCGGTAACAATATTTTGCCTCATGAAATATTTACCGGTGACAACAATATCCTGAGTAAACCTTTTGCTCCATCTGTAGTTCGCTTTTTTATATTACAGGCACATTACAGAAGCATTTTAGATTTTAGTAACGAGGCCTTATCAGCTTCTGAAAAAGGCTTTAACAGACTTATGGAAGCCATACACCTTATAGACGAATTGCCTGTCGGGACTCAAACTGATTTTGATATCCAAGACTGGGTCGGTTCTTGCTACGAGGCCATGAACGACGATTTTAACACACCTATCCTTATTGCAAACCTCTTTGAAGCGGCAAAACATATAAACCTTATAAAAGAAGGAAAAGAACAGATTTCCTCTGAAAACCTTGAACTCTTTAAAGAAAAGATCCATGCCTTCACCTTTGATGTACTGGGACTTGTTGATACGGCGATTGCTGAAGGGAATGATCATGCCGATAAACTTTCGGGAGTGGTCGAATTACTTATTAATTTAAGAGCCGAAGCGAGAGCGAACAAAGATTTTGCCACTTCAGATAAAATCCGCGATGAACTGGCTGCCATGGGTGTCCGGCTTAAAGACGGAAAAGACGGAACTACCTTTACGGTCGGATAA
- a CDS encoding OmpP1/FadL family transporter, with protein sequence MRKITTIVAVFCSAWAGLAQNINDVADYGATSINGSARYQGMSGAFGALGGDLSSININPAGSAVFNNGAITFSGTNYNNKNLSRYFNNYNKSNENDFRLNQIGGVMVLNSTQKNNNWNKVSLAFNYEYLNNGDNEFFSSGISNRSIDQYFVNNANGFYLNEISALPGETIPDAYYEIGSDPNLGYPALQGFLGYESYIVNSLDEDNPDNTSYGSNVTYSSINQEHFYSKRSSDSKFTANLATMFNDNIYLGANLNFYNIDRERFSWLYEDGYNENSNIQSVYFENLLRTFGNAFSFNIGGIAKLNETVRIGLSYQSPTWYNLTDELQQYIETDAYTDNNLEYVVVDPRVIFVFPDYDIQIPSKYTGSLAMVFGQNGLLSFDYSYQDMSKAKLKPGSDPYFASENNKISNNLKAVSTFRIGGEYRIDRVSLRGGYQFEESPYTNENTIGDLSGYSLGIGYNFGAAKIDVGFSQLERDYSHQLYDTGLTTTSQIDSKLTNVTVSATINL encoded by the coding sequence ATGAGAAAGATAACAACAATAGTTGCGGTATTTTGTTCCGCATGGGCAGGGCTTGCCCAAAACATAAACGATGTGGCCGATTACGGAGCTACGTCCATAAACGGATCGGCCCGCTATCAGGGTATGAGCGGTGCATTCGGTGCTTTGGGTGGTGATTTGTCTAGCATCAATATCAATCCGGCAGGTTCGGCCGTTTTCAATAACGGGGCTATCACCTTTTCCGGCACGAATTACAACAACAAAAACCTCAGTCGTTATTTTAACAACTATAATAAAAGTAATGAAAACGATTTCAGACTGAATCAGATCGGGGGCGTAATGGTGCTTAACAGTACACAAAAGAATAATAACTGGAACAAAGTATCCCTTGCTTTTAACTACGAATACCTGAATAACGGTGACAACGAATTCTTTTCAAGTGGTATCAGCAATCGATCTATTGATCAATATTTTGTAAATAACGCCAACGGCTTCTACCTGAATGAAATAAGCGCACTTCCCGGCGAAACTATTCCTGATGCCTATTATGAAATAGGATCAGACCCTAACCTGGGCTATCCGGCTCTTCAAGGGTTTTTAGGTTATGAAAGCTATATTGTTAACAGCCTTGATGAGGACAATCCCGATAACACCTCGTACGGAAGTAATGTTACATATTCATCTATAAATCAGGAACACTTCTATAGCAAAAGAAGTTCCGACAGTAAGTTTACTGCCAACCTAGCCACTATGTTTAATGATAACATCTACCTGGGGGCAAACCTGAATTTTTACAATATTGACAGGGAACGCTTCAGTTGGTTATATGAAGACGGATACAACGAAAACAGCAACATACAAAGTGTTTACTTTGAAAACCTGTTAAGAACTTTTGGAAATGCCTTTTCTTTTAATATCGGAGGTATTGCCAAACTCAATGAAACGGTAAGAATCGGATTAAGCTACCAGTCCCCTACCTGGTATAATCTTACCGACGAACTGCAACAGTACATAGAAACCGATGCTTATACAGACAACAACTTAGAATATGTTGTTGTTGACCCGAGGGTTATCTTTGTATTCCCCGATTACGATATTCAAATCCCCTCAAAATATACAGGGAGCCTGGCCATGGTATTCGGTCAGAACGGATTACTTAGTTTTGACTACAGCTATCAGGACATGTCAAAAGCCAAATTAAAACCCGGGAGCGACCCTTATTTTGCAAGCGAGAACAATAAAATCTCTAACAACCTGAAAGCTGTTTCTACCTTCCGTATCGGTGGAGAATACAGAATTGACCGCGTAAGCCTGAGAGGTGGGTACCAATTTGAGGAAAGTCCATATACCAACGAAAATACCATTGGCGATCTTTCCGGCTATTCTCTGGGCATCGGATATAACTTCGGAGCTGCTAAAATTGATGTAGGGTTTAGCCAGTTAGAAAGAGATTACAGCCATCAGTTATACGACACAGGGTTAACAACCACATCCCAAATTGACAGCAAATTGACAAATGTTACTGTTTCTGCAACGATCAACCTGTAA